Proteins from a single region of Trypanosoma brucei brucei TREU927 chromosome 7, complete sequence:
- a CDS encoding DNA ligase, putative, translating to MRFSRPCLSSLFATTVPFLSRSSRSASLAKNLAQFHPTIAQTWITAACNKLLQPQHVLPSSRKLAWWRCPYCEHQHPKRIDLHVAAGGACPKCSRMPTLTCSRKRSASSSRTSDNTLAATVKHRCRPDNSLAILDAPNASRVKNSIADNGYLRVSETRNLLPMLARNYDKEVKRISNDEQLFVSPKLDGVRCVVAWNLRDRCLSFFSRSGMLFDCCDHIEPQLRPLFEKDNMLVLDGELYNHDASDFEQLTSAIRTTRQHRTAGIEKVQQQLQYHVFDLLYAKEFPHMTVVPFGQRYKHLCDLMQKINSGKGQGRRKVVKLVPVMSAKKSDIDRLLRLNVDRGYEGIMIRRNGIEDNKCMTSVSSSGGASAAVPGYAYGARSPNLLKYKLMQDSEYIIVDGVEGKGKWRGCLGAFVCQTRAGHRFTVAPATTEERKREMWHRLNVYKGKMLTVQYQELSTNGVPRFPIGKCVRGTKTGSDWV from the coding sequence ATGCGGTTTAGTCGCCCATGTTTGTCGTCACTCTTCGCCACCACGGTGCCCTTCCTCTCCCGCTCCTCCCGCAGCGCATCATTGGCGAAAAACTTGGCACAGTTTCACCCCACCATTGCGCAAACGTGGATCACAGCTGCCTGCAATAAGTTACTGCAACCCCAACATGTGTTGCCTTCTAGCCGTAAACTAGCGTGGTGGCGCTGTCCTTATTGTGAGCATCAACACCCGAAACGTATTGACCTCCACGTGGCTGCCGGTGGTGCCTGCCCGAAGTGTTCCCGCATGCCAACATTGACGTgttcaagaaaaagaagcgccAGTAGTTCCAGAACGTCAGACAACACATTAGCAGCAACAGTTAAACATCGTTGTAGACCCGATAATTCTCTCGCAATACTCGATGCACCGAATGCTAGTAGGGTAAAGAATAGTATTGCCGATAACGGATACCTGCGTGTATCGGAAACACGAAACCTTCTTCCAATGCTGGCGCGCAATTATGATAAAGAGGTTAAAAGGATATCAAATGATGAACAGCTTTTTGTCTCCCCCAAACTCGACGGCGTACGCTGTGTCGTTGCGTGGAATTTGAGAGATAGGTGCTTGAGTTTCTTTAGCCGTTCCGGGATGTTATTTGATTGTTGTGATCACATTGAACCGCAGCTGCGACCTCTATTCGAAAAGGACAATATGTTAGTGTTAGATGGTGAATTGTACAATCATGATGCAAGTGACTTTGAACAGCTGACATCAGCCATACGAACAACGAGGCAACACCGCACAGCGGGAATTGAGAaggtgcagcagcagttgcaaTATCATGTATTCGATCTTCTTTACGCAAAAGAATTTCCTCACATGACGGTAGTGCCCTTTGGACAGCGCTACAAACATCTTTGTGACTTGATGCAAAAGATCAACTCCGGAAAGGGACAGGGCCGCAGAAAAGTAGTCAAATTAGTTCCCGTCATGTCGGCAAAAAAATCGGATATAGACCGTCTGCTGAGACTCAATGTTGATCGAGGGTATGAAGGTATCATGATTCGCCGTAATGGTATTGAGGACAATAAATGCATGACTTCTGTTTCGAGTAGTGGTGGCGCCTCAGCTGCAGTGCCTGGTTACGCATATGGGGCCCGCTCGCCCAACTTGCTGAAGTACAAACTTATGCAAGACAGCGAATATATTATTGTTGACGGcgtggaagggaagggaaagtggCGCGGTTGCTTGGGTGCATTCGTCTGTCAAACACGTGCCGGTCACCGCTTCACCGTAGCGCCAGCGACGACagaagagaggaaacgtGAGATGTGGCATCGACTGAATGTGTACAAGGGGAAAATGCTCACTGTGCAGTATCAAGAGCTTTCAACAAATGGTGTCCCACGGTTTCCTATTGGGAAGTGCGTACGAGGCACAAAGACTGGTAGTGATTGGGTTTAA